In the genome of Streptomyces sp. Q6, the window GTCGAGGCCGAGGGGGCCAGGCGCAGGGCGATGAGGGCGATGTCGTCGCCGCGGGCGCGCCCGAAGCGGGACAGGAGCATGTCGCAGAGCGCGTCGGGGGCCGGTGGAGCCGCGCTCGCCGCGTCGCGCAGTTGCTCCATCGACACGGACAGGTCGACGCCCCGGGTCTCGATGAGCCCGTCGGTGACCATGAGGATCCGGTCCCCGGGAGCGAGGTCGACCGCGGTGGGCGTGGGATGCGGCAGTCCGAGGCCGAGGAGCGGACCCGACGCCACGGCATAGCGCGCCTCGCCCCGGGCGGGGACGACGAGCGGCGGGATGTGACCGGCGTTGGCGATGTGGGTGCGGCCGGTGACCGGGTCGACGAGGGCCAGGCACAGGGTGGCCGTGAACTCGGGGTGGTAGAGCTGGAGCATCCGGTCGAGCCGGCCCACGAGCCGCGCCGGGCAGGGGTCCTCGATGCTGTAGGCGCGCAGCGCGTGCCGGATCTCGACCATCACGGTCGCCGCGTCGAGGGAGTGCCCGACGACATCGCCGATGCCCATCAGGAATCCGGCGCTGGTGTGCAGGCCCATGTAGAAGTCGCCGCCGATCTCGGCCTGTTGGGACGCCGGTACGTAGCGGAAGGCGATCTCGGTGCCCGGCACGTGCGGCAACTCGGCGGGCAGGAAGTTGCGTTGGAGCGTGAGGGCGACATGGCGCTCGCGCTCGTACATGACGAGGGGTTCGGCGGCGAGCGCGACGGCGCGGGCGAGCTGCTCCACGAGCGGGCCGACCCGCCCGGCCACGTCCTCGTAGACCGGCGTGGCCAGGCACACGGGCAGGTGCCCCTCGCCGGTGCGGGCGAGCACGAGCCGGGCGGCGCCGGGCCCGAAGTACGCCGTGGGCCACAGCGATCCGGGCACCAGGGCGGTGCGCACCCCGCCGGCGGCGCACATCAGGCGCCGCACCAGCGCCGCGGCCGCCTCGCGCTCGACGGCGCCGGGGGCCGGGGCGGGCGCGCCGCGCCGGGACAGACCGGCGTGCGTCTCGTCGCCGCCGAGCACGAACGCGGCGGCGCTGTGCCCGGTGAGCCGGGCCGCCGCGTCGGCCGCGGTGCCGGCCAGCTCGGAGAGGCAGCGGGCGCCCTGGACGTTGACGACGGTCTCGGAGAGCAGCACGAGCCGTCCGGACTGGGCCTGGATGTCGGTGAGCTCACGGGCGCCGCGCAGCGCGGCCCGCACCACGGCGCGGATCTCCTCCGGTTCGGCGGGCACGGACAGATAGGCCTCGCCGCCCGCGTCGAGGGCGCGGCAGCGGGCGTCGGTGCCGGACGGCTGGGCGGAGAAGTGCACGACGGGGATGCCGGCGAGGGACGGCAACGCCTTGACGCGGCGGCACAGTTCGTACCCGCTGAGGTCGGGCAGGCCCACGTCGACGAGCGCCACGTCGGGCAGGGCGCCGGCCCGCATCCGCAGGTCGAGTTCGACGAGGGCCTCGCCCGCGGAGGCGACGGGGACGACGCGGTGCCCGGCGCGACTGAGGACGGCGCCCATGGCGTACCGGTTGGCGGGGGTGTCGTCGACGACCAGGACCGTACTGCTGCGGTCGGCCGGGGAACCCGTAGCGATGGCGTTCACGAGGCGGCCTCGGGGCATGCGGGGCGGGCCCCCTCGGCCCGCGGCTTCCCCAAGTTACCGCCGACACGGGGCGGTACGGCATCGGTTGGACGAGCTTCACTTCTCCAGGTGATGCGCGCGGCGCCGCGCGCGCCCGCGGAACCCGTCCCTCGGCGCTCGACAGTGGGCAATACGGCACGTGACCGGTACAGTCGCGTCCCGTGACCGCGCGCCTGGCCGACATAGCAGCACAAGCGGGGGTCAGCGAAGCGACGGTCAGCCGCGTGCTCAACGGCAAGCCCGGTGTCGCCGCGGCCACCCGACAGTCCGTACTCGCCGCACTCGACGTGCTCGGCTACGAGCGCCCCGTGCGGCTGCGCCAACGCAGCGCGGGCCTGGTCGGGCTGATCACCCCCGAGCTGGAGAACCCCATCTTCCCGGCGCTCGCCCAGGTCGTCGTACAGGCCCTGACCAGGCAGGGGTACACACCGGTCCTGGCCACGCAGACGCCCGGCGGGTCCACGGAGGACGAGCTCACCGAGATGCTCGTCGACCGCGGGGTCAGCGGCATCATCTACGTCTCCGGGCTGCACGCCGACACCACGGCCGACACCCGGCGCTACGAGCGGCTGCGCGGCCAGGGGGTCCCCTTCGTCCTCGTGGACGGGTTCTCGCCGTCGATAGCGGCGCCGTTCATCTCCCCCGACGACCGGGCCGCCGCGCGGCTCGCGGTCACGCACCTCGTCTCGCTCGGCCACACCCGGATCGGTCTGGCGCTGGGGCCGCGCCGCTTCGTTCCCGTACAGCGCAAGATCGAGGGGTTCGTACGCGCGACGAAGGAGCTGCTGGACCTGCCGTCCGACGAGGTGGAGCACGACCTCGTCCAGCATTCGCTGTACACGCTGGAGGGCGGCCAGGCCGCGGCGTCCACGCTGCTCGACCGGGGCTGCACGGCGGTCGTCTGCGCCAGCGACATGATGGCACTGGGTGCCGTCCGGGCGGTGCGCGAGCGCGGCCTCGACGTCCCGAAGGACGTCTCGGTCGTCGGTTTCGACGACTCGCCGCTGATCGCGTTCACCGATCCACCGCTGACCACGATCCGCAAGCCGGTGCACGCGATGGGTCAGGCGGCCGTCCACACCCTCCTCGAGGAAATGGGTGGGACACCCGCTCCCCAGAGTGAATTCGTGTTCATGCCGGAGCTCGTGGTCCGGGGTTCCACGGCCTCGTCCCCTGGGGTCCGGCCTCGTCCTTAGGGTGTAGCGGATGCGGCTCCAACCCGCCCGAGGGATGATCGGACGAAGAGCCGATATCTGGCAGACTCTGTGCCTATGGGTGAAACGACCGTGACGACACTGGAAGGCCGACAGGGGCCCACCACCTCACCCATCGCGGAGGACCGTGTCGGGCACCGCTTTCGTACACCGCGGCGTCCCCGGCTCTGGTTCGAGATCCTTCTGATCGCGGTGAGTTACTGGACGTACTCCCTGATCCGCAACGCGGTCCCGGAGCAGAAGACCCAGGCGCTGAACAACGCCGACTGGATCTGGAAGCTCGAGCACCACCTCGGGATCGCCGTCGAACAGAGCGTCAACCATGCCGTGGACTCGGTGACTTGGCTCATCGTCGGCATGAACTACTACTACGCGACCCTGCACTTCGTGGTCACGCTCGGTGTGCTGGTGTGGCTGTTCCGCTGCCATCCGGGCCGTTACGCGGCGACGCGTCTCGTCCTCTTCGCGACGACGGCGGTCGCCCTCGTCGGCTACTACTTCTACCCGTTGGCGCCGCCCCGTCTGATGGACCCGGCGTCGGGGACGCGCTTCATCGACACGGTCGCCGTGCACCAGACCTGGGGGTCGATGGCGTCCGGCAACCTGAAGAACATGTCGAACCAGTACGCGGCGATGCCGTCGATGCACATCGGCTGGTCGCTGTGGTGCGGACTGACGATCTTCGCGCTGGCCTCGGTGCCGTGGGTGCGGGTCCTCGGGCTCCTCTACCCGGTGGCGACGCTGGTGGTCATCGTGGCGACGGCGAACCACTTCTGGCTGGACGCGGTGGGCGGGATGCTCTGCCTGGCGTTCGGCTTCACCGTGGCGCGGCTCTGGTACGGCGCGCTGCCGTACCGGCTGCCGCGCACGGTGGCGCAGGGTCCGCCCCTGGAGCTCACTCCCCTCGACAGGTGACGCGTCCGTCGGTCACCGTCAGCCGCACCGGCGCCTCGGCGACCTCGTCGGGGCCGGCGGTGACCGGGTCGAGGCCGAGCACGGTGAGGTCGGCGCGCAGGCCGACCGCGATGCGGCCGCCCCGGTCGGACTCCCCGCCGCGAGCGCCGCGTGCGAGGTCACTCCTTCGAGTGCTTCGAGCCCGGTCAGTCCCTGCGCCGGTCCGGCCGCGCCCCGCGGCACCCGGGCCGTCGCGAGCACCTTCCGTACGTCGTAGGGGGCGATCGGCCAGTCCGAGCCGAGGGCGAGCACGGCTCCGGCGTCGCGCAGGTCGCGGGTGCGCCAGGCGCGGGCGGCCCGCTCGTCGCCGAGCCGTTTCGACCACTCGTCGCTGCGGTCGTCCTTGGTGTACGCGGTGTGCGGCGGCTGCATCGACGCGGCGACGCCGAGCGCGGCGAACCGCGGGAGCGTGTCGTCCGGGACGGTCTCGATGTGCTCGACGCGGTGCGCGCCGCGGCCGCTCGGGCCGAGCGCCTCGATCGTGTCGAGGACGTGCCGTACGGCGGCGTCCCCGATGGCGTGGGTCGCGGTGCGCACCCCGGCGGTGTGCAGGTGGCGCACGGCGTCGCTGTACGCGGCCGGGTCGGGCCAGAACGCGTCGGTGCCCTGCCCGTGGCAGTCCGCGTGCTCCAGCCAGGCGGTGCCGCCCTCGACGGTGCCGTCCATGAAGAACTTGACGCCGCCGACGCGCCAGGCGCGGCCGTGGCGCCGCTGGAGCGCGACGAGCTCGTCGAGTCCCTCGCGGTCGACGCCGGGCATGCACCAGGGCGAGATCGTGAGCCGCAGCGGCAGGTCGCCGTCCGCCTCGACGGCGGCGAGCAGCTCCAGGTCGGCGCCGTCCATGACGTGGGCGGCGGTGAGGCCGGTGGCGGCCATGCCGTTCAGGAGCTCGACGAGGCCGGTGCGGCGTTCCTCGTACGACAGCCGGGGCACGGCCTGCTCGACGAGCTCCATGGCGGCGTGCTCGACGAGGTGCCCGGTGGGGCGGCCTTCGGCGTCGCAGACGATCTCGGAGCGCTGGGCGAACGTGCGCGGCCCGGTGATCCTCGCGGCGTCCAGGGCGGCCCCGCTGACCAGGGCGGAGTGGCCGTCGTACAGGCGCAGGAAGGCCGGGGCGCCGCCCAGGACGTCCTCGATCAGGTCGCGGTGGACGGGCCGCCCGCCGAACGCGTTGTGGTCGAGCCCCCAGCCGACGACCCAGCCGTCGATCCGCGCGGCGCCGCGCAGGGCCGCCCGCAGCGCGTCGAGGTCCCGTACGGCGGTGAGGTCGGCGCCGGTCGCCATGTGCAGACCCCACACGGGGTGGCTGTGGGAGTCGACGAGTCCGGGCGTGACGGTCGCTCCGCGGAGGTCGAGCCGTTCGGTGCGCGGGCCGGTCCACTCGCGTACGAGGTCGTCCGTCTCGCCGACCGCGACGACGCGCCCGTCGGCGACGGCGACGGCGGTCGCCTCCGGCCGGGCGGGGTCGAGGGTGCGGACGTGGGTGTGGGTGAGGAGGAGGTCGGCGGGGGGTGTCATGGTCGGGCGGCTCCGTTCCGGATGGCTCGTCTGTGGGGTGATCGCTCGGGGGCGGGCGCGGCTTCGTGGCGGTCGCGCGCGGCTTCGCGCGCTACTGGCCGAACTTCTCGTACACCTCGGGGCGTGAGCGCTTCAGGCGCTGGGCCAGTGCGAGGCCCAGGACGAAGACCGCGGGGGACACGGCGATCAGGAGGGTGTTGACCAGGGGGGACGCTCCGGTGAAGAGGTCGATGTGGGTGACCACCAGCCAGATCGCCGCCGCCAGGAGCAGGGTCGCCGCGACCGGCGCGACGACGGTGCGCACGACCCCCTCCGTGTGCGTGATCCGCCGGAAGAAGAACGGCACGGCCAGCGCCGCGAGGAGTTGCAGCGCCATCAGGCCCACCATTCCCGGCGTGTTCACCCACAGGAGCAGCTGGTTGTACGGGTCCGCGCCCGCCGCCCAGAAGCCGATCACGACGGCCGCGCCGAGCACGGTCTGCGCGGCCCCGGCGACGTACGGGGAGCGGTGCCTGGGGTGGACGCGTCCCCAGGCGCGGGGCAGGACTCCCTCGTCGGCGAGTGCCAGGCCGTACCGGTTGATGGCGTTGTGGAAGGCGAGCAGGGAGGCGATGACGCTGGTGACGATCAGGACGTGCATCAGGTCGGCCGCCCAGCCGCCGACGAAGGTCGTGATCGCCGTGAAGAAGAGTCCGGCCGGGTCGGAGCCCGCCGCCTTCACGACGGCCGCGTCGCCGAAGGACTGGATGGCGATCCAGACGGTGAAGGCGTAGAAGAGGCCGAGGAAGGCGACGGCGATGTACGTGGCGCGCGGCACCGTGCGGTCCGGGTCGCGGGCCTCGCGCCGGTAGATGACGGTCGACTCGAACCCGGTGAACGCGGCGAACGCGAAGGCGAGGACGGCCGCCGTACCGGGCACGAGCACGTTGTCCGGCGCGAAGGACGCCGCCGACAGGCCGTGCGCGCCGCCCTTGAGCAGGACCCCGCCGGCGAGGAGGACGAGGATGCCGGTCTCGGCGACGAGCAGTACGCCGAGGACCTTCGCGCCGAAGTCGATGGAGCGGAAGCCGCCGTACCAGATGAGCAGCAGCCCGGCGAGGGAGACCGGCAGCCAGGGGATGTCGGCGCCGAACAGGGCGTGGACCGTGTCCTGGGTGGCGGAGCCGAGCAGCCCGTAGACGCCGATCTCCATGCCGTTGTAGCCGATCATCGCGAGCAGCGCGGCGCCGATGCCGGCGGGGCGGCCGAGTCCCTGCGTGATGTACGCGTAGAACGCGCCGCCGCCGGTGACGTGGCGGCTCATCGTGGTGAAGCCGACGGCGAAGACGGCGAGCGTGAGACCGGCGAGGAGGTAGCCGGCGGGGGCGCCTATGCCGCCGAGGGCGATGGCGATCGGCGCGACGCCCGCCATGACGGTGAGCGGGGCGGCGGCGGAGACGACGAAGAACGAGATGTCGGCGGTGCCGAGCGAACCGGTGCGCAGGCCGGGCGCGGCGCTCGGCGCGGTGGTCTTCGGGGAGGTCACGGACATGCGGCGGTGAGCCCTTCTGGCGACAGGCGGAAGCGGCAGAGGACGTGCGGGGACGGACAGAGGACGTGCGGGGACGGACAGAGGTCGGGCAGGGGTGCGGGGGACGTGCGAGGCGTAAACCTAAAGGCTTTCGGTTTCCGCAATGTAACCTCCCGTTGGGCGGACGGGAAGACCCGTCTCGCGGACGCGCACGGGCGGGACGGGAGAACACAGGGGATGGGAAGGCCGAGCAAGCCGCTCCTCGACCGGGAGCGCATCGCCGCGACGGCGCTCGAACTCGTCGACGAGGCGGGCGAGTTCAGCGTGCCGCGGATCGCCAGGCGGCTCGGCGTGCAGACGGGCTCGGTGTACCACCACGTGGACGGCCGGGACGGGATCGTGGAACTGCTGCGCGAGCGGGTGGCCTCGGCGATCGACCCGGGCCCGCTCGCCGCCGGGCTGCCCTGGGACGAGGCGCTGGCGGCGTGGGCCCGCTCCTACCGCGCCGCGTTCGCCGCGCACCCGAAGGCGATCCCGCTCCTGACGACCAACCCGGTGCGGGCGCCGCGGGTCCTCGCGCAGTACGAGCTCGCGGTGGCGCTGCTCCTGGACGCGGGGTTCGCGCTCGCGGACACGATGCCGGTGATCATCGCCCTGGAGAACACGGTGCTCGGCTCGGCCCTCGACATGGCGGCGCCGGAGACCATGTGGGAGCTCACGGAGGAGGTCGCGACGCCGCTGCTCGAACAGGCGCTGGCGGCGGTTCCCGAGGGCCGCGCGGACGCGGCGTTCGAGCTGGCGCTGACGGCGTTCATCGCGCACTGCCGCACGCTGCGGGACGCGTAGCGGCCGCGGGCGCGCGGCCGGGCGGCCCTACGCCCCGTAGAACCGCTCCTCCACGACCGCCCTCGCGCGCCGGGTGGTCCGCCGGTAGTCGTCCAGCATGTCGCCGACGTGCCCGGGGTCGTAGCCCAAGTACCGTCCCACGGCGCCGAGTTCGCGCCCGTCGGAGGGGAACGTGTCCCCCGCGCGGCCGCGCACCAGCATCACCGCGTTACGGACCCGGGCGGCGAGCACCCACGCCTCGTCCAGTATCGCGGCGTCCTCCGCGGGCAGCAGACCGGCCGCGCAGGCCGCCGCGAGGGCCTCGCGGGTGCGGGTGGTGCGCAGGCCCGATTCGGCCCAGCCGTGCTGGAGCTGGAGGAGCTGCACGGTCCACTCGACGTCGGACAGGCCGCCGCGGCCGAGCTTCGTGTGGAGCGTGGGGTCGGCGCCGCGCGGCATCCGCTCCGACTCCATGCGGGCCTTGAGGCGGCGGATCTCCCGCACGGCGTCGTCGCCGAGGCCCTCGGCCGGGTAGCGCAGCGGGGCGATCAGATCGATGAAGGCGCTGCCCAACTCCTCGTCCCCGGCGACGTGCTGGGCACGCAGGAGCGCCTGGGACTCCCACACGAGGGACCAGCGGCGGTAGTACGCCTCGTAGGACTTGAGGGTGCGCACCATCGGCCCCGACTTGCCCTCGGGGCGCAGGTCGGCGTCGATCAGGAGCGGCGGGTCGGCGCTCGGCAGGGCGAGCAGCCGGCGCATCTCGGCGACGACCTTGTTCGCGGCCTGCGCCGCCTCGTGGTCGCCGACACCCTCGCGGGGTTCGTGCACGAACAGGACGTCGGCGTCGGAGCCGTAGCTGAGTTCGTGTCCGCCGAAGCGGCCCATGGCGATGATCGCGAAGCGGGTGGGCAGGGTGTCGCCCCAGCCCTCGCGGACGACCGCGCGCAGCGTGCCCGCCAGGGTCGCCGCCGTCAGATCGGACACGGCGCCGCCGACCCGGTCGACGAGGGCTCCCTGGTCGGCGACGACGGGATGCTCCTCGGTGCCGTACGAGGCGACGATGTCGGCGGCCGTCGTACGGAACAGCTCCCTGCGGCGCACCCCGCGCGCCGCGGCCACGGCCTGCTCGGCGTCGGCGGCCCGGCCGACCGCGGCGAGCACCTCCTGCTCCAACTGGGCATGGTCGCGCGGCTCCAGGCCCTGCGGCGCGCCGAGCAGGGCGACCGCTTCCGGGGCGCGCATGAGGAGGTCGGGGGCGAGGCGGCCGGCGGACAGGACGCGGGCGAGGTTCTCGGCGGCGGCGCCCTCGTCGCGCAGCAGCCGCAGGTACCAGGGGGTCTTGCCCAGCGCGTCGGAGACCTTGCGGAAGTTGAGCAGGCCCGCGTCCGGGTCCGCCGAGTCCGCGAACCAGCCGAGCAGCACCGGGAGCAGCGTGCGCTGGATGGCGGCCTTGCGGCTGACGCCGGACGCCAGTGCCTCCAGGTGGCGCAGGGCCGCGCTGGGGTCCGCGTAGCCGAGGGCGACCAGCCGCTCGCGGGCGGCTTCGGTGCTCAACCGGATCTCGCCGGGCGCCAGTTGGGCGACGGCGTCGAGCAGCGGGCGGTAGAACAGCTTCTCGTGCAGGCGGCGGACGACCGAGGTGTGGCGCTTCCAGGCGCGGTTGAGGTCGGTGATCGGCTCCGTGCGCATGCCCATCGAGCGGCCGATGCGCCGCAGGTCGGCCTCGTCCTCGGGGACCAGGTGGGTGCGCCTCAACTTGTAGAGCTGGATGCGGTGTTCGAGCGTCCGCAGGAAGCGGTACGCGTCGTCGAGCTGGACGGCGTCGACCCGGCCCACGTAGCCGCCGTCGGCGAGCGCGGCGAGCGCGTCCAGGGTGGTGCCGCTGCGCAGTGACGCGTCCGAGCGTCCGTGCACCAACTGGAGGAGCTGGACGGCGAATTCGACGTCGCGCAGGCCGCCGGGGCCGAGCTTCAGCTCGCGCTCGACCTCGCCCACCGGGATGTTCTCGACGACCCGCTTGCGCATCTTCTGCACGTCGGGGACGAAGTTGTCGCGCTCGGCGACCTGCCAGACGAGCGGCGAGACGGCGGCCAGGTACTCCTCGCCGAGCTCCGGGTCGCCGGCCACCGGGCGGGCCTTGAGCAGCGCCTGGAACTCCCAGGTCTTGGCCCAGCGCTGGTAGTAGGCGAGGTGGGAGGAGAGGGTGCGCACAAGCGGGCCGTTGCGCCCCTCGGGCCGCAGGTTCGCGTCCACCGGCCAGATCGTGCCCTCGACGGTCGTCTCGGAGCAGATCCGCATCATGTGCGAGGCGAGCCGGGTCGCGGCCTGGACCGCCTTGCCCTCGTCGGCGCCCTCGACGGCCTCGCCGACGAAGATGACGTCGACGTCGGAGACGTAGTTCAGCTCGTGGCCGCCGCACTTGCCCATCGCGATCACCGCGAGCCGGCAGAGCGCGTCGTCGGCGGGCGCGGCGGCGCGGGCGATGGCCAGGGCCGCGCGCAGGGTCGCCGTCGCCAGGTCGGCGAGTTCGGCGGCGGTCTGCACGATGTCGGTCGTGCCGCACACGTCGCGCGCGGCGATGGACAGCAGGCAGCGCCGGTACGAGACGCGCAGCGACACCGGGTCGGTGGCGTCGGCGAGCCCGCGCTCGAACTCCTCCACCCCCGGGTGCAGATCGCTCGGCTCGTACGTGACGAGGGCCTGCCAGTCGCTGGGGTGGCGGGCGAGGTGGTCGGCGAGGGCCTCGGAGGCGCCGAGCACGCCGAGCAGCCGGTCGCGCAGCGGCTTCGCCGTGATGAGCGTGTCGAGGAGTTCGCGGCGGCCCGTGTCGCCCGCGGCCGTCCGCTCCTGGGCCTCGACGAGCCGGACCAGGCCGAGCAGCGCGAGATCGGGGTCGGCGGTGGCGCCGAGCGCGTCCAGGAGCAGCGGGTCGGAACGCACGGTGGACAGGGCGGGGGCGTCGAGCAGCCGCTCGGCCGCGGACGGATCGGTGAACCCGTGTCGCAGCAGGCGCGTGAACGTACTGCTCCGTCTCCCCTGCGGCACCGACATCGACCGGCCTCCTGTTCGATCACCCACCGGCCTTGAGCCTACTGCCGTTCACCTGGTGCCGATGAGTCGCGCACGGGTGCAGAGTCGTTCCTACGCACCGGGCGGGACGCCGGCAGGGTCCGGCCCGGAATCCGGATACGCACCAGGAGGGCGCGCCATGGAATGGACCCTGGAAGTCGTCACGGTTCCCGTCGTCGACGTGGACCGCGCGAAGGAGTTCTACGCCGACCGGGTGGGCTTCAAGGTCGACCTGGACAGCCAGGTCGCACCCGGCATCCGCATCGTGCAGCTGACCCCGCCCGGCTCGCGCTGCTCCATCGCCCTGACGGAGGGCCTGCCCGGCGCTCCCGGCCAGCCGCCGATGGAGCCGGGTTCGCTGACCGGGCTCCAGGTGTGTGTCACCGACATCGCGGCGGCGCGCGAGGAACTGGTGCGGCGGGGTGTCGACGTGAGCCCGGTGCAGCACGCGGGCGCGGGCGGCTGGGAGGAGGGGCCGGGCGGTGACGTCTGGAACTCGTTCATGTTCTTCAAGGACCCGGACGGCAACGGCTGGACGGTGCAGGAGGCGCCGTCGCCGCTGGCGGAGAGGTAGCGGAGGGGCGCGGCGGGCGGCGGACGTCAACTTCTGGGGTGTCACGTTCCGTTCGGACGACCGGCACTTCTACGCGACGCTCGCCACCGGCGGCAGGACGTACCTCGTCCGCGGCGATCTGCGCACCCGCACGGTCACCACGCTGCACGCGAACGTCGAGTGCCCGTCCCTCTCCCCCGACGGCACCCGGATCGCGTACAAGAAGCGCGTGCCGGGACTGCCCGCGGACGCGCCCTGGCGCCTGTACGTACTGGACCTGACCACGCTGCGGGAGACCCCGCTGGCCGAGACGCGCAGCGTCGACGATCAGGCGGTGTGGAGCGACGGCCGTCACCTCACGTACGCGCTGCCCGGCGACTACGGCGCCGACCTGTACACGGTCCCGGCGGACGGCACCGGCTCCCCGCGCCTCCTCCTGACGGCGGCGGTCTCCCCGGCCTACCTTTGACTCATGGACATGACCCTCGAGGTGATCCCGCTGCCCGTCTCCGACATCGACCGGGCCAAGGCCTTCTACGTCGACCAGGTCGGCTTCCGCTGCGACGTGGACCGTGAGCTGATGCCCGGCTCCCGCATCGTCCAGCTCACCCCGCCCGGATCGGGCTGCTCCATCGTCCTCTCCCAGGGCGTCCCGATCCCGACGGGCACCCCCGCCCCCGGCACGTACCACGGCCTCCAGCTCGTCGTGACGGACATCAAGGCCGCCCGCGACGAACTGACCGGCCGCGGCCTGGACGTCTCGGAGCCGGTGTCCTTCGGCCCGGACGACGGCGGCACGTTCATGCACTTCACGGACCCGGACGGGAACGGGTGGGCGGTGCAGGAGTACCGCAGGCGGGCGACGGTTCCGCTGCGGGACGCGCTCTAACGAGCTCGTGCACGGTAGGCGGTGAGACGTCGAGCCTGGATGGTTGATCATGGTCGGGTGGTGGGGAACTCGACGCGCGCGGTGATCATCGGCAATCGGCGGATCACGGGGCTGACTGCCGGAGTGATTGCTGAACTCGTCGAGGAGATCGGACCGTTGTGGCATGAGCGTCATCAGGCGAGGCTTGCCGCTCGCCCGCGGCAGAGGGCTGTGGGCGCAGGCGCGAAGTACCGGCTGGTGTTCGTCGACCGGCTGCTGGCCACGCTGGTCCATCTTCGTCACGGGGTCACCCATGATGTGCTGGCCTGCTGGTTCGGAGCGGACCGTTCCACCGTCACCCGGGCCATCGGTGAGGTGCGGCCCCTGCTCGCCGAGCGGGGCTGCACCGTCAGCCCCGACGTGCGGCTGCGGTCTCTCGCTGAGGTTGTCGACCATCTCGGCGCGAGCGGGGCGACCGGCATCGTCGACGGCACCGAGATCCGGGTCCGCCGGCCCGCTGCCGGACGCAAGGACCGCGACAAGTTCATCTCCGGCAAGAACAAGCAGAACGCCGTCAAGTCCATGGTGGTCACGGACGGCGAAGGCCGCGTGCTGTGGTGCAGCCCGGCCCGTCCCGCAAGCTGCGCGGACATCACCCATGCCCGCCAGTTAGGGCTGGTCAACCTCTTGGCCGACGGGCCTGCAGT includes:
- a CDS encoding fused response regulator/phosphatase, with protein sequence MPRGRLVNAIATGSPADRSSTVLVVDDTPANRYAMGAVLSRAGHRVVPVASAGEALVELDLRMRAGALPDVALVDVGLPDLSGYELCRRVKALPSLAGIPVVHFSAQPSGTDARCRALDAGGEAYLSVPAEPEEIRAVVRAALRGARELTDIQAQSGRLVLLSETVVNVQGARCLSELAGTAADAAARLTGHSAAAFVLGGDETHAGLSRRGAPAPAPGAVEREAAAALVRRLMCAAGGVRTALVPGSLWPTAYFGPGAARLVLARTGEGHLPVCLATPVYEDVAGRVGPLVEQLARAVALAAEPLVMYERERHVALTLQRNFLPAELPHVPGTEIAFRYVPASQQAEIGGDFYMGLHTSAGFLMGIGDVVGHSLDAATVMVEIRHALRAYSIEDPCPARLVGRLDRMLQLYHPEFTATLCLALVDPVTGRTHIANAGHIPPLVVPARGEARYAVASGPLLGLGLPHPTPTAVDLAPGDRILMVTDGLIETRGVDLSVSMEQLRDAASAAPPAPDALCDMLLSRFGRARGDDIALIALRLAPSASTPAPASA
- a CDS encoding LacI family DNA-binding transcriptional regulator, whose translation is MTARLADIAAQAGVSEATVSRVLNGKPGVAAATRQSVLAALDVLGYERPVRLRQRSAGLVGLITPELENPIFPALAQVVVQALTRQGYTPVLATQTPGGSTEDELTEMLVDRGVSGIIYVSGLHADTTADTRRYERLRGQGVPFVLVDGFSPSIAAPFISPDDRAAARLAVTHLVSLGHTRIGLALGPRRFVPVQRKIEGFVRATKELLDLPSDEVEHDLVQHSLYTLEGGQAAASTLLDRGCTAVVCASDMMALGAVRAVRERGLDVPKDVSVVGFDDSPLIAFTDPPLTTIRKPVHAMGQAAVHTLLEEMGGTPAPQSEFVFMPELVVRGSTASSPGVRPRP
- a CDS encoding phosphatase PAP2 family protein, translated to MGETTVTTLEGRQGPTTSPIAEDRVGHRFRTPRRPRLWFEILLIAVSYWTYSLIRNAVPEQKTQALNNADWIWKLEHHLGIAVEQSVNHAVDSVTWLIVGMNYYYATLHFVVTLGVLVWLFRCHPGRYAATRLVLFATTAVALVGYYFYPLAPPRLMDPASGTRFIDTVAVHQTWGSMASGNLKNMSNQYAAMPSMHIGWSLWCGLTIFALASVPWVRVLGLLYPVATLVVIVATANHFWLDAVGGMLCLAFGFTVARLWYGALPYRLPRTVAQGPPLELTPLDR
- a CDS encoding APC family permease; this encodes MSVTSPKTTAPSAAPGLRTGSLGTADISFFVVSAAAPLTVMAGVAPIAIALGGIGAPAGYLLAGLTLAVFAVGFTTMSRHVTGGGAFYAYITQGLGRPAGIGAALLAMIGYNGMEIGVYGLLGSATQDTVHALFGADIPWLPVSLAGLLLIWYGGFRSIDFGAKVLGVLLVAETGILVLLAGGVLLKGGAHGLSAASFAPDNVLVPGTAAVLAFAFAAFTGFESTVIYRREARDPDRTVPRATYIAVAFLGLFYAFTVWIAIQSFGDAAVVKAAGSDPAGLFFTAITTFVGGWAADLMHVLIVTSVIASLLAFHNAINRYGLALADEGVLPRAWGRVHPRHRSPYVAGAAQTVLGAAVVIGFWAAGADPYNQLLLWVNTPGMVGLMALQLLAALAVPFFFRRITHTEGVVRTVVAPVAATLLLAAAIWLVVTHIDLFTGASPLVNTLLIAVSPAVFVLGLALAQRLKRSRPEVYEKFGQ
- a CDS encoding TetR/AcrR family transcriptional regulator C-terminal domain-containing protein, with the translated sequence MGRPSKPLLDRERIAATALELVDEAGEFSVPRIARRLGVQTGSVYHHVDGRDGIVELLRERVASAIDPGPLAAGLPWDEALAAWARSYRAAFAAHPKAIPLLTTNPVRAPRVLAQYELAVALLLDAGFALADTMPVIIALENTVLGSALDMAAPETMWELTEEVATPLLEQALAAVPEGRADAAFELALTAFIAHCRTLRDA